From one Populus alba chromosome 17, ASM523922v2, whole genome shotgun sequence genomic stretch:
- the LOC118048537 gene encoding pollen receptor-like kinase 1 codes for MIMDLAVSNIFVVATFVVFNLIFGLSSTMPVHSLFQTEVFFPEERDALVQIRDSVSSTLDLHGNWTGPPCNQNSGRWAGIICSNWHVVGLVLEGIQLTGSLPPTFLQNITFLAYLSFRNNSIYGPLPNLSNLVLLESVFFSYNRFTGPIPSEYIELPNLEQLELQQNYLDGEIPPFDQPTLTLFNVSYNHLRGSIPDTDVFQRFSESSYDHNSNLCAIPLEPCPVLPLAPLIPPPSPPISPPQSGKRKLPIWIVVLVAVVSTLVALMVMFVFSCCYKKAQERGTPKEHQAGEDGSSEWTDRKTAYSRSAEDPERSVELQFFDKNIPVFDLDDLLRASAEVLGKGKLGTTYKANLESGAVISVKRVEYMDSLSKKEFIQQMQLLGKMRHENLVQIISFSYSKEEKLIVYEFVPGGSLFELLHENRGVGRIPLNWAARFSIIKDVAKGMAFLHQSLPSHKVPHANLKSSNVLIRGDRHSYHSKLTNYGFLPLLPSRKLSERLAVGRSPEFCQGKKLTHKADVYCFGIILLEVITGKIPGGTSPEGNYGKADDLSDWVRMVVNNDWSIDILDVEILASREGHHEMMKLTEIALQCTDMAPEKRPKMSEVLTRIEEIDRTNQGND; via the exons ATGATCATGGATTTAGCTGTTAGCAACATATTTGTTGTTGCAACATTTGTTGTCTTCAATTTGATCTTTGGCTTGTCAAGCACCATGCCTGTTCATTCCTTGTTTCAAACCGAGGTGTTCTTTCCTGAAGAAAGAGATGCATTGGTGCAGATAAGAGATTCTGTCAGTTCTACGTTAGATTTGCATGGAAATTGGACTGGACCGCCTTGTAACCAAAATTCGGGCAGATGGGCAGGCATTATCTGTTCAAACTGGCATGTGGTTGGCCTTGTGCTTGAAGGAATCCAGCTCACAGGTTCTCTCCCACCTACATTTTTACAGAACATTACTTTCTTGGCTTATCTTAGTTTCAGAAACAACTCAATCTATGGACCTCTTCCTAATCTCAGCAATCTTGTGCTTTTGGAATCTGTCTTTTTTTCATACAACCGCTTCACTGGTCCAATTCCATCCGAGTACATTGAATTGCCAAACTTGGAACAATTGGAGCTGCAACAGAATTATTTAGATGGGGAGATACCACCTTTTGATCAACCGACATTGACCCTTTTCAATGTGTCCTATAATCACCTTCGAGGCTCCATTCCTGATACTGATGTCTTTCAGAGGTTCTCAGAGAGCTCCTATGATCATAACTCAAATCTCTGTGCAATTCCGTTGGAACCATGCCCAGTTCTGCCTCTTGCTCCGCTTATACCGCCTCCATCTCCTCCCATAAGTCCACCGCAGAGCGGGAAAAGGAAGCTTCCAATTTGGATCGTTGTTTTGGTTGCGGTTGTATCAACCCTCGTTGCATTGATGGTCATGTTTGTTTTCTCGTGTTGTTATAAGAAGGCACAAGAAAGGGGAACACCAAAAGAACATCAGGCAG gGGAAGATGGTTCTTCAGAGTGGACAGACAGAAAAACGGCGTATTCCCGAAGTGCTGAGGATCCTGAAAGAAGCGTAGAGTTACAATTTTTTGACAAGAATATACCTGTCTTTGACTTGGATGATTTACTGAGGGCATCTGCGGAAGTGTTAGGAAAGGGGAAACTTGGCACCACATACAAAGCAAACCTGGAATCAGGTGCTGTCATTTCCGTTAAGAGAGTAGAGTACATGGATAGCTTGAGCAAGAAGGAATTTATTCAGCAGATGCAGCTTCTGGGAAAGATGAGGCATGAAAACCTTGTGCAGATAATCTCCTTTTCCTATTCCAAGGAGGAAAAGCTGATTGTCTATGAGTTCGTACCTGGTGGAAGTTTATTTGAGCTGTTGCATG AGAATAGAGGAGTTGGAAGAATCCCTCTGAATTGGGCTGCAAGATTTTCGATAATCAAAGACGTAGCCAAGGGTATGGCTTTCCTTCACCAGTCCTTACCTTCTCACAAGGTCCCACATGCCAACCTCAAATCATCTAATGTACTAATCCGCGGAGATCGCCACAGCTACCACTCTAAGCTGACAAACTATGGCTTCTTGCCTCTGCTACCTTCTCGGAAATTATCCGAAAGGCTAGCTGTTGGCAGGTCACCGGAATTCTGTCAAGGGAAGAAGCTAACGCACAAAGCTGATGTATACTGTTTTGGCATTATCCTATTAGAAGTCATAACAGGGAAGATTCCAGGAGGGACTTCACCAGAAGGAAACTATGGAAAAGCAGATGATCTTTCTGATTGGGTTAGAATGGTAGTGAATAATGATTGGTCAATAGACATACTAGATGTAGAGATCTTGGCTTCAAGAGAGGGGCATCATGAGATGATGAAGCTGACAGAGATAGCTCTGCAGTGTACAGATATGGCACCAGAAAAACGGCCTAAGATGAGTGAAGTATTGACAAGGATAGAGGAGATTGATCGAACAAACCAAGGAAATGACTAG